From a single Brassica napus cultivar Da-Ae chromosome C9, Da-Ae, whole genome shotgun sequence genomic region:
- the LOC106403888 gene encoding triacylglycerol lipase OBL1-like, giving the protein MSTTENYFVLDPRGATFSDLIRLLFSSDLRNRRFIHSSEDRLEDNDPCKFRRRWIIFVSIVIQKLMILLRKPLYFFGFSLGFWFNLLYINGGFFMILPNLFKGKIIWPEETSSTFASLNGNLDGRVELDGRIERGSKRYKAMLSIMASKLSYENINFVSSVLHNHWKMDLLGFYSCWNGYQEQRSTEVLVIKDASTDPNLIVVSFRGTDPFDAYDWCTDLDLSWYEIKNVGKIHGGFMKALGLQKEGGWPKEVNVDQTQKETTQYAYYTIKSHLIEILNQNPKSKFMLTGHSLGGALAVLFTGVLMMHKEEQMLDKLEGVYTFGQPRVGDEEFGKFMKDSLKKYEVNYERYVYCNDMVPRLPFDDKTLMFKHFGACRYYDSFYRGKIEEEEPNKNYFNILWAIPKVMNSVWEMIRSFIIPYWKGEEYREGWFLKCYRVLGLLIPGIPAHAPNEYVNVTLLGNLFDSHHD; this is encoded by the exons atgagtACAACCGAAAACTATTTTGTTTTGGATCCGCGAGGAGCCACCTTCTCGGATCTAATACGTCTTCTCTTCTCCTCAGATCTCAGAAATAGAAGGTTCATACACTCTTCTGAAGATAGGCTTGAAGATAATGATCCTTGCAAGTTCCGGAGAAGATGGATCATCTTTGTATCCATCGTGATTCAAAAACTCATGATTCTCCTAAGGAAACCTCTCTACTTTTTCGGATTCTCTCTTGGTTTTTGGTTCAACCTTCTTTATATCAATGGTGGCTTCTTCATGATTCTCCCAAATCTTTTCAAAG GAAAGATTATTTGGCCAGAAGAAACATCGTCGACATTTGCATCTCTAAACGGAAACCTAGACGGGCGAGTAGAGTTAGACGGGAGAATAGAGAGAGGAAGTAAAAGATACAAAGCAATGCTGTCAATCATGGCTTCTAAGCTTTCTTACGAGAACATTAACTTTGTCAGCTCTGTCCTTCACAACCATTGGAAG ATGGACCTATTGGGGTTCTACAGCTGTTGGAATG GTTACCAGGAACAGAGGTCAACGGAGGTGCTTGTCATAAAGGATGCAAGCACAGATCCAAACCTCATCGTTGTCAGTTTCAGAGGGACCGATCCCTTCGACGCGTACGATTGGTGTACCGATTTGGATCTCTCATg GTACGAAATTAAGAATGTGGGAAAGATCCATGGAGGATTCATGAAAGCTTTAGGACTTCAAAAAGAAGGAGGATGGCCTAAAGAAGTGAACGTTGATCAAACCCAAAAAGAAACAACTCAATATGCATACTATACTATTAAGAGTCACTTAATAGAGATTCTCAATCAAAATCCGAAATCCAAATTTATGCTGACCGGACATAGCCTTGGTGGAGCCCTTGCAGTCCTGTTTACGGGAGTGTTGATGATGCATAAGGAAGAGCAAATGCTAGACAAGCTCGAAGGAGTTTACACGTTTGGGCAGCCACGTGTAGGAGACGAGGAGTTTGGAAAGTTCATGAAAGATTCGCTGAAGAAGTATGAGGTCAATTACGAAAGATACGTTTACTGCAACGACATGGTTCCTCGGCTACCTTTTGACGACAAGACACTTATGTTCAAACACTTTGGGGCATGCCGTTACTATGACAGTTTCTACAGAGGGAAG ATAGAAGAAGAGGAGCCAAACAAAAACTACTTCAATATCTTATGGGCCATACCGAAGGTTATGAATTCAGTGTGGGAGATGATTAGGAGTTTCATCATACCTTATTGGAAAGGTGAAGAATACAGAGAAGGATGGTTCTTGAAGTGTTATAGGGTTCTCGGATTGTTAATTCCGGGAATACCTGCTCACGCTCCTAATGAATACGTCAATGTCACACTTTTGGGAAACTTATTTGACTCGCACCATGACTAG
- the LOC106402453 gene encoding probable E3 ubiquitin-protein ligase RHG1A: MQEERAILGFLSEALNFELGSCTSIDAVTDHWDHIHSLGDNDLHDYMIANPEPSHEEQHDLHSSSGTKNEAASSHSEQRRNEIIDLDVDSEQQPSAPNQHVQNSNSPALSIPPVSRNMLPPFQWTEVSLAAGSSTSTVPPVERNLHLDETRPRSIPESPLFIPAPELRNATSGDLNVASAVSTTGSATGVQPPSYQNLPHQQRRRSELARRSLISSLAGSDDHPTLHASPDGLVLQPGGDRQGDSVAGAHHSFRALAAASRGRSSRLTVSQMQNILDVMRRDPNHNLRLEDVMFLNQSLLFDGAAGMHDRYRDMRLDVDNMSYEELLALEERIGDVCTGVNEETISNRLKQRKFKSSTKSPQDAEPCCICQEEYSEGEDMGTLECGHDFHSQCIKEWLKQKNLCPICKTTGLNTAKRRKIG, encoded by the exons ATGCAGGAAGAGAGGGCCATCCTCGGCTTTTTATCAGAAGCCTTGAACTTCGAGCTTGGTTCTTGTACCTCAATTGATGCTGTCACAGATCATTGGGATCACATTCACAGTCTCGGTGATAACGACTTGCACGATTACATGATTGCGAATCCCGAACCAAGTCACGAGGAGCAACATGATTTACATAGCTCTAGTGGCACCAAGAATGAAGCAGCTTCCAGTCACAGTGAGCAACGAAGAAATGAAATAATTGATTTAGACGTAGATTCTGAACAACAACCATCTGCCCCCAATCAACATGTTCAGAACTCAAACTCTCCTGCTCTTAGCATACCACCTGTTTCAAGGAATATGCTACCACCGTTTCAGTGGACGGAGGTCTCACTCGCGGCTGGATCATCAACCTCTACTGTACCACCTGTTGAGAGAAACCTTCATTTAGATGAGACCAGGCCAAGAAGCATACCAGAGAGTCCCTTGTTTATTCCAGCTCCTGAACTTAGGAATGCAACAAGTGGAGACCTGAATGTTGCATCAGCAGTATCTACGACAGGCTCAGCGACAGGTGTTCAACCACCGTCTTACCAGAACTTGCCACACCAGCAGAGAAGAAGATCCGAGCTAGCCCGTAGGTCATTGATATCTTCCCTCGCAGGATCTGATGATCATCCAACACTTCATGCCTCTCCGGATGGGCTTGTGCTTCAGCCTGGTGGTGATAGACAAGGGGATAGTGTGGCTGGGGCTCATCATTCTTTTCGTGCCTTGGCAGCTGCAAGCAGAGGAAGAAGCAGCAGACTCACGGTGTCACAG ATGCAGAACATCTTGGATGTCATGCGTAGGGATCCGAATCATAACTTGCGGCTCGAG GACGTTATGTTTCTAAACCAGTCATTGCTGTTTGATGGGGCTGCTGGTATGCATGATCGTTATAGAGACATGCGACTTGATGTAGACAACATGTCATATGAG gAACTGTTGGCACTAGAAGAGCGTATTGGAGATGTTTGCACGGGTGTAAACGAAGAAACCATATCAAACCGGTTGAAGCAGCGTAAATTCAAAAGCAGCACAAAATCTCCACAAGATGCAGAGCCATGCTGTATTTGTCAG GAGGAATACAGTGAAGGAGAAGACATGGGGACGTTAGAATGTGGGCATGATTTCCATAGCCAATGCATAAAAGAATGGCTGAAACAGAAGAATCTTTGCCCAATTTGCAAGACGACAGGCTTGAACACAGCAAAAAGGCGGAAAATAGGATGA